The following are from one region of the Trichoderma breve strain T069 chromosome 5, whole genome shotgun sequence genome:
- a CDS encoding brix domain-containing protein, which translates to MGFSKPPVQALKVANKVKRKELFIAHKKASNKERHEERHRRRREENRDPELKAARLAKNVPRTLEHKRVWDDVDDDSLGAVVDLEQLKRRRIEQAEAEERAAIEAAEKMEEDDDDDNDSMLDSDEDEDEEAREARLERQREKRAQRVPSIAPSTTSTNLDLTPISLALKFPSLFNDEPPPEPKILVTTSLNSTLHDEAHMLCTLFPNSRYIPRSSHRYGYKYSLREICKFSASKDYTAVVLMKEDLKKPTGLSIVHLPKGPTFHFTISNWIEGKKLPGHGNPTNHYPELMLNNFKTPLGLLTAKLFQTMFPPRPEFEGRQVVALHNQRDFIFVRRFRYAFRDKRATEKSVVDAEGKALEGVESIRAGLQELGPRFTLKLRRVDKGIGRAGSEGEDATQWEWKSKMEKDRKRFNL; encoded by the coding sequence ATGGGTTTCTCAAAGCCTCCCGTGCAGGCGCTCAAAGTGGCCAATAAGGTGAAGCGCAAGGAATTGTTTATCGCCCACAAGAAGGCAAGCAACAAAGAACGCCACGAAGAACGACATCGCcgccgaagagaagagaaccGCGACCCCGAGCTCAAGGCAGCCCGTCTTGCCAAAAATGTCCCGCGGACATTGGAACACAAGCGAGTCTGGGACgatgtggatgatgacagtCTTGGCGCTGTGGTGGATCTCGAGCAATTGAAGAGAAGACGCATCGAGCAGGCCGAAGCCGAGGAGCGAGCGGCAATCgaggcagcagagaagatggaagaggatgatgacgatgataaCGACAGTATGCTGGATtctgacgaagacgaagacgaggaggcgCGAGAGGCTAGACTAGAGAGGCAAAGGGAGAAGCGAGCTCAGAGAGTCCCCAGCATTGCTCCGTCAACAACGAGCACGAACCTCGACCTCACGCCCATCTCACTAGCTCTCAAgttcccttctctcttcaacgaCGAACCTCCTCCCGAACCCAAGATTCTCGTTACCACGTCCCTCAACTCCACCCTTCACGACGAGGCACACATGCTCTGCACCCTTTTCCCAAATTCCAGATACATCCCGCGATCATCCCACCGCTACGGATACAAATACTCTCTCCGCGAAATCTGCAAATTCTCCGCCAGCAAGGACTACACTGCCGTCGTTCTTATGAAGGAAGACCTCAAAAAGCCCACGGGCCTCTCCATCGTTCACCTGCCCAAGGGCCCGACGTTCCATTTCACAATATCCAACTGGATAGAGGGCAAAAAGCTTCCCGGCCACGGCAACCCCACAAACCATTACCCCGAGCTGATgctcaacaacttcaagACGCCGCTTGGTCTTCTCACTGCGAAGCTCTTCCAGACCATGTTCCCCCCGCGCCCAGAGTTCGAGGGACGACAGGTTGTTGCGCTACATAACCAGCGAGATTTCATCTTCGTAAGACGTTTTAGATACGCCTTCCGTGATAAGCGCGCGACCGAGAAGAGTGTCGTCGATGCTGAGGGCAAAGCGCTCGAGGGTGTTGAGAGCATTCGCGCTGGATTGCAGGAGCTGGGTCCACGCTTCACGCTGAAGCTGAGGCGTGTTGATAAGGGCATCGGACGGGCTGGAAGCGAGGGTGAGGACGCTACTCAATGGGAATGGAAatccaagatggagaaggacaGGAAGCGTTTCAATTTGTAA
- a CDS encoding phophatidylserine decarboxylase domain-containing protein: MTPPGALPASQQKSNRVGGWLPQNPKLLISWLRDLVAEVNKHKRDASISSLFLSMFDEVPDRAPYYEDPIGNKQIKSYHEMLEMFDFVMNNKAPSWKKLEYDAGLIGFPFNAILDWPMATASGYAFFLKPEVNSKLKHILNTWKSEVLMTSKSQHVITTNEDGWLSQDSLMSIENDTNLNGQELTFQQIFQCDPQGDPKHWGFKSWDDFFVRKFKNIDQIRPVAFPEQPAWIANSCESKPFALQSNAQEYDSFWLKGQAYSVSEMLHGHKFAEQFVGGTVYQAFLSATSYHRWSSPVSGKVIHTEVVDGTYFSEPTTKGFTSSKGPDPASPNRVQSYISHIATRAIFFIEAPKPIGLMAAMYIGMADVSSCEILQKFDAKSLPASVEKGEEIGLFHHGGSTHCLLFRQGVNLAFVTGAIPGNREKNLPIRGPLAVAY; this comes from the exons ATGACACCCCCGGGTGctcttccagcttctcagcagAAGTCTAACCGGGTCGGTGGCTGGCTGCCCCAGAATCCGAAGCTTCTTATCAGCTGGTTGCGAGACCTAGTCGCTGAAGTGAACAAACACAAGCGCGATGCTTCCATAAGCTCACTGTTCTTGA GCATGTTTGACGAAGTGCCAGACAGGGCTCCCTACTATGAGGACCCTATTGGGAACAAACAGATCAAATCATACCACGAAATGCTCGAAATGTTCGACTTTGTCATGAACAACAAGGCTCCCTCTTGGAAAAAGCTCGAATACGATGCTGGCTTAATCGGATTCCCATTCAACGCCATCTTGGATTGGCCCATGGCCACAGCCAGTGGCTATGCTTTCTTCCTCAAGCCCGAGGTCAATTCAAAGCTCAAACACATCCTCAATACCTGGAAATCCGAAGTTCTCATGACTTCGAAATCCCAACATGTCATCACGACCAATGAAGATGGCTGGCTCAGCCAAGATTCTCTGATGAGCATCGAAAACGACACCAATCTCAATGGCCAGGAGTTGACATTCCAGCAAATCTTCCAGTGTGATCCACAAGGAGATCCCAAACACTGGGGCTTCAAATCGTGGGATGACTTCTTCGTTCGCAAGTTCAAGAATATTGATCAAATTCGCCCAGTCGCTTTCCCGGAGCAGCCAGCGTGGATAGCAAATTCATGCGAGTCCAAGCCTTTTGCCTTGCAGTCAAATGCCCAAGAGTACGACTCATTCTGGCTCAAAGGTCAAGCATACTCAGTCAGCGAGATGCTTCATGGACACAAATTCGCCGAGCAGTTTGTCGGCGGCACCGTGTATCAGGCCTTTCTGAGCGCCACATCCTACCACAGGTGGAGCTCGCCCGTGTCTGGCAAAGTCATCCATACCGAAGTTGTTGATGGTACTTATTTCTCAGAGCCTACCACCAAAGGCTTCACATCTTCCAAGGGCCCTGACCCAGCTTCCCCAAACCGCGTCCAGAGCTACATCAGTCACATTGCCACGcgagccatcttcttcatcgaggCTCCGAAGCCAATTGGCCTCATGGCAGCCATGTATATCGGCATGGCTGATGTTTCGTCTTGCGAGATCTTGCAGAAATTCGACGCCAAATCCCTGCCTGCCAGTGtcgagaagggagaggaaaTCGGGTTGTTCCACCACGGCGGCTCTACCCACTGCCTCCTTTTCCGACAAGGAGTGAACCTCGCTTTTGTGACTGGGGCCATTCCGGGaaacagagagaagaatttGCCAATTCGAGGTCCGCTAGCAGTTGCATATTAA
- a CDS encoding GDP-mannose 4,6 dehydratase domain-containing protein, which yields MLSPSSSPAASYPASTTSSYSSSPSSHSSEAALASPFQRSAHSRNQSPGQARAMDPARNPDSLMATATHQPYWRPMVKTSLANGTMNGHRSYFQEPDVWQQAPILTGTTEFEPRSDVKNIMITGGAGFIASWVVRHLTLTYPHAYNIVSFDKLDYCSALNNTRALNDKRNFTFYHGDLTNPSEVLDCMERYHIDTVMHFAAQSHVDLSFGNSYSFTHANVYGTHVLLESAKKARIKRFIHVSTDEVYGEVGHGEDELQESSILAPTNPYAASKAAAEMMVHSYHKSFKLPTIIVRSNNVYGPHQYPEKIIPKFISLLNRGHPVVLHGDGSPTRRYLFAADAADAFDTILHKGQIGHVYNVGSADEISNLELCGKILSAMEIAHDTPEQFRKWVKYTHDRPFNDCRYAVDWSKLRNLGWEQKTTFEEGLQMTVEWYRRFGEQWWGDISHVLTPFPIVSEGEVVPDVEHLAKDDPPTPVEDYPLNGISHKAS from the exons ATGTTGTCGCCATCGTCCTCTCCGGCGGCATCGTATCCTGCCTCAACCACCTCTTCCTactcttcttcgccctcgtcACACTCATCAGAGGCCGCGCTGGCATCGCCATTTCAGCGCAGCGCCCACAGCCGAAACCAATCGCCGGGCCAAGCCAGAGCCATGGATCCAGCCAGGAACCCTGATTCACTCATGGCCACCGCGACTCACCAGCCCTACTGGAGACCCATGGTCAAGACCTCCTTGGCCAACG GCACCATGAACGGCCATCGCAGCTACTTCCAAGAGCCTGACGTTTGGCAGCAGGCCCCCATCCTCACGGGCACCACCGAGTTCGAGCCTCGCTCAGATGTCAAAAATATTATGATTACCGGCGGCGCAGGCTTCAT CGCTTCCTGGGTTGTTCGCCATCTCACCTTGACATACCCCCACGCTTACAACATTGTGTCGTTTGACAAGCTCGACTACTGTTCTGCTCTTAACAACACCAGAGCCCTCAACGACAAGCGCAATTTTACGTTTTATCATGGCGACTTGACCAATCCCTCCGAAGTCCTCGACTGCATGGAGCGCTATCACATCGACACCGTGATGCACTTTGCGGCCCAGTCGCATGTGGATCTGAGCTTTGGCAATTCGTACAGCTTTACCCACGCAAACGTCTATGGCACCCACGTTCTTTTGGAGAGCGCCAAGAAAGCTCGCATCAAGAGATTTATACATGTATCAACAGACGAGGTGTATGGCGAAGTTGGCCACGGCGAAGACGAACTGCAGGAGTCCAGCATCCTGGCCCCAACCAATCCTTACGCCGCAAgcaaggctgccgccgaaATGATGGTCCACTCATATCACAAGAGCTTCAAGCTCCCGACCATTATTGTTCGCAGTAACAACGTCTATGGTCCTCACCAATATCCTGAGA AAATTATACCCAAATTCATCTCCCTACTCAACCGAGGCCACCCTGTAGTTCTTCATGGGGATGGCAGCCCAACCCGGAGATATCTTTTTGCTGCAGACGCCGCGGATGCCTTTGACACGATACTTCACAAAGGCCAGATTGGCCATGTGTATAACGTTGGCTCTGCCGATGAAATATCGAACCTCGAGTTATGCGGCAAGATCTTATCTGCCATGGAGATTGCCCATGACACTCCAGAGCAGTTCCGAAAATGGGTCAAGTACACTCATGATCGGCCGTTCAACGATTGCAGGTATGCTGTCGACTGGTCAAAGCTACGCAATTTAGGCTGGGAGCAAAAGACTACGTTTGAAGAGGGCCTGCAGATGACGGTAGAATGGTACCGGCGCTTTGGCGAGCAGTGGTGGGGAGACATTAGTCATGTCCTCACTCCATTCCCTATCGTTAGCGAAGGCGAAGTTGTACCCGACGTTGAGCATCTCGCAAAGGATGATCCTCCAACACCCGTCGAAGATTACCCCCTGAATGGCATTTCTCATAAAGCaagttaa
- a CDS encoding glycine-rich domain-containing protein-like domain-containing protein, translating into MTKEASNGQAPPDGEAPPSYTTATEDVLDATDPSQNIDVTTAFANLSLSSGPSTGGPNVDTTLAHLKLLHAIDTLKEDVGYTDGLFGIFDSRATWDSEILHGAALPPGVQLDKLGEGDKEKLALSRLREKRWAIFLARAVDRYEAWWHAMAQTKTMLTEQDMSTPDSPKYVAFSTSGKPLGWTRDSIPPLDVLMVMHAHMLNPRAFLEDTMRAGLVEYWTSGMPWKAVSEGITVNFEEDPSEVAKNNWLRTGRQWNNSADPMVKTLKCPWCKVDMQVPWTTCGAVEDADSSIPIGILGSGYGDGNFSHQCPSCDKAINKEILSLSKFVHDTTLLLGKDVPMPGTLLDISSGQPTLTPNPLVVPNFTRMFPNRMIRHELRIKIVELLDPKSQSPKSSPSMADVRDLIEKTIRSDEAVRRIDGSTRRVGLQLIRRDAKITTRKMMSRYWENFSPFALDLCGAVMRQGVFVEKMVKLDWLHSPSAKATMGRLITKYNRFMQIIKKNPFKMAVPTLDVDLAWHTHQLSPQDYYTYTIKETLKFIDHDDKIEEGELSDAFEWTTKTYQELFKEVYSECTCWYCESIRVSQGSKIGKMFNVSSSQKLADTFHDSGTAKLCPPDNSAHISAHNSVRTLETPERAKFTAYIRARQNRRLNEAYQKAAKRAEKKGRALPPRDEYYDHWGYNYYMYGPFMYPIYFAPGLYYGWDPCYIAAGDGAWANCAAGTCGNGNIAAGGCGGPGGCSVNPGACASGMAGGGAACGIGGGGGCAGGGGGGGGCGGGGGGGGCGGGGC; encoded by the exons TACCACGGCAACGGAAGATGTTCTAGATGCCACTGATCCATCTCAAAACATCGATGTTACGACCGCTTTTGCaaatctctccctctcttcgGGTCCATCAACTGGCGGTCCTAATGTTGACACCACTCTGGCTCACTTGAAGCTTCTCCACGCCATCGATACCCTCAAGGAAGATGTTGGTTATACAgatggcctctttggcatcTTCGACAGCCGTGCCACATGGGACAGCGAGATCCTTCACGGCGCGGCTCTGCCTCCAGGAGTTCAGCTAGATAAGCTTGGTGAAGGtgacaaagaaaagcttGCTCTTAGTCGTCTACGCGAAAAGCGATGGGCCATCTTTCTTGCACGAGCAGTGGATAGATATGAGGCGTGGTGGCATGCAATGGCCCAAACCAAGACCATGTTGACCGAACAAGATATGTCGACACCGGATAGCCCCAAGTATGTCGCCTTTTCAACCAGTGGCAAACCACTGGGTTGGACCAGAGACTCGATCCCACCGTTGG ACGTCCTCATGGTCATGCATGCCCACATGTTAAACCCCAGAGCCTTCCTCGAAGACACTATGCGCGCCGGCTTGGTCGAATACTGGACTTCGGGCATGCCATGGAAGGCAGTATCTGAGGGTATCACCGTTAATTTTGAGGAAGACCCCAGTGAAGTGGCGAAGAATAACTGGCTTCGGACGGGGCGTCAATGGAACAACTCGGCAGATCCCATGGTGAAGACCCTCAAATGCCCGTGGTGCAAGGTGGACATGCAAGTACCTTGGACCACCTGCGGAGCCGTCGAAGATGCAGATTCGTCTAT CCCGATTGGCATCCTCGGAAGCGGATATGGCGACGGCAACTTCTCACACCAATGCCCATCATGCGacaaagccatcaacaaggaaATCCTTTCCCTCTCCAAATTTGTCCATGATActacccttcttcttggcaaagACGTCCCAATGCCCGGTACACTGCTCGACATTTCATCCGGCCAGCCGACACTTACACCCAACCCCTTGGTCGTTCCAAACTTTACTCGCATGTTTCCAAATCGCATGATCCGTCACGAGCTGCGCATCAAGATCGTAGAGCTTCTCGATCCAAAATCGCAAAGCCCCAAATCCTCCCCGTCAATGGCCGACGTGCGAGACCTCATCGAAAAGACCATCAGAAGCGACGAAGCAGTCCGTCGAATCGACGGCTCCACGCGCCGCGTAGGACTCCAACTTATACGCCGCGACGCCAAGATCACCACCCGCAAGATGATGAGCCGCTACTGGGAGAACTTCTCCCCCTTTGCGCTCGATCTGTGCGGTGCCGTCATGCGCCAAGGCGTCTTCGTCGAGAAAATGGTTAAGCTTGACTGGCTGCACAGCCCGTCCGCCAAGGCTACCATGGGCCGCCTCATCACAAAGTACAATCGCTTCATGCAGATTATTAAAAAGAATCCTTTCAAGATGGCCGTTCCTACATTAGATGTAGATCTGGCTTGGCATACCCACCAGCTGAGTCCCCAGGATTACTACACTTACACCATAAAGGAGACGTTGAAGTTTATCGACCACGACGACAAGATTGAGGAGGGTGAACTAAGCGACGCATTTGAGTGGACTACCAAGACGTATCAAGAACTCTTCAAAGAAGTATACAGCGAGTGCACATGCTGGTACTGCGAGT CCATCCGTGTCTCCCAGGGCTCCAAAATCGGGAAAATGTTCAACGTCTCCTCCAGCCAAAAGCTCGCCGACACCTTCCACGACTCCGGAACCGCCAAGCTCTGCCCTCCGGACAACTCGGCGCATATCTCGGCGCATAATTCGGTGCGAACCCTTGAGACCCCCGAGCGCGCAAAGTTCACGGCCTATATCCGCGCCCGGCAGAACCGGAGGCTCAACGAGGCCTACCAGAAGGCCGCCAAGCgagcggagaagaagggacgGGCTCTGCCGCCCAGGGATGAGTATTACGATCATTGGGGATACAACTACTACA TGTATGGCCCGTTCATGTATCCCATCTACTTCGCTCCAGGCTTGTACTACGGCTGGGATCCGTGCTACATCGCCGCGGGAGATGGAGCCTGGGCCAACTGCGCCGCGGGAACCTGTGGAAACGGGAATATCGCCGCAGGAGGCTGTGGAGGCCCTGGTGGATGCTCTGTCAATCCA GGTGCATGTGCTTCCGGAATGGCCGGTGGGGGAGCGGCATGTGGCataggaggaggaggaggatgcgcaggaggaggaggaggaggaggaggatgcggtggtggtggtggcggtggtggatgCGGCGGTGGAGGTTGTTAA